A genomic stretch from Pseudomonadales bacterium includes:
- a CDS encoding DUF2796 domain-containing protein, with product DHADHADHNQASHSDIVAKYQFQCADVKAVKALTLELFQVYPAIETVQAEAVMQSGQYFQRLVAAAKRWNLE from the coding sequence AGATCACGCAGACCACGCAGACCATAATCAAGCATCACACAGCGACATCGTAGCTAAGTACCAATTTCAATGCGCAGATGTTAAGGCTGTTAAGGCATTAACACTTGAGTTATTCCAGGTATATCCTGCGATTGAAACGGTGCAAGCTGAGGCCGTGATGCAGTCGGGCCAATATTTTCAGCGCTTAGTTGCGGCAGCTAAGCGATGGAATCTAGAGTAA